One part of the Rutidosis leptorrhynchoides isolate AG116_Rl617_1_P2 chromosome 1, CSIRO_AGI_Rlap_v1, whole genome shotgun sequence genome encodes these proteins:
- the LOC139857256 gene encoding uncharacterized protein: MGWEQLLNLNCEKIYRRVVIEWMSSLTRNGDELSGIVDGRCYSITPAVIREVLGVDTRKDVLYGRFSEIPNGRRWVVACNTIFGPDEDRALYEEYESDGKQYKIYEHWLMTPLAQILWEILFSELHRDSTLPSGVWPREIYLLHAFVTGDYLYSFALLMIDDIWNMYEDENQHNIPHGSYISIILNSLGAVSKDECAEMVSPEDCIVSRRTFGGLLFFSESSSECALYDDTSEKDQTFPKWDKWAQEREKHVEEREGRAQEREKRVEEREKKAEEAEIQAQERERRAQEMEKRAQEREKLVEEMERRAQERGKKAEESEIWVQEREKRVEEMEREAKERERKAEIRFQETEKRVEEMERRVEEKEKKAEIRFQEMEKRVEEMERRVEEREKKAEIRCQETETRVETEAQAQERGKRQIS; the protein is encoded by the coding sequence ATGGGCTGGGAACAATTGCTTAATCTGAACTGTGAAAAGATATATAGGCGTGTTGTCATTGAGTGGATGTCATCGCTAACAAGAAATGGGGATGAATTAAGTGGCATAGTTGATGGGAGATGTTATAGTATCACACCTGCAGTCATTCGCGAGGTTCTTGGAGTGGACACGCGCAAAGATGTGCTATATGGACGGTTTAGTGAAATTCCCAATGGAAGAAGATGGGTAGTAGCCTGCAACACTATTTTTGGTCCGGATGAAGATCGTGCGCTGTACGAAGAATATGAATCAGATGGTAAACAGTATAAGATCTATGAGCATTGGCTAATGACTCCGTTGGCCCAAATTTTGTGGGAGATTTTGTTCTCTGAACTTCACCGGGATTCTACCTTGCCTAGTGGAGTGTGGCCACGAGAGATCTATCTTCTTCACGCTTTTGTAACAGGTGATTATTTATATAGCTTTGCACTCTTAATGATTGATGACATATGGAATATGTATGAGGACGAAAACCAGCATAACATCCCCCACGGATCTTACATTTCCATAATACTCAATAGTCTCGGAGCTGTGTCGAAAGATGAATGTGCTGAGATGGTTTCTCCCGAAGACTGCATAGTATCAAGGAGAACGTTTGGTGGTCTACTCTTTTTCTCAGAATCCTCATCAGAATGCGCACTTTATGATGACACAAGTGAAAAAGATCAAACATTCCCAAAATGGGATAAATGGGCTCAAGAAAGAGAAAAACATGTTGAGGAAAGAGAAGGGCGGGCTCAAGAAAGAGAAAAACGGGTTGAAGAAAGAGAGAAAAAGGCAGAAGAGGCAGAGATCCAGGCTCAAGAAAGAGAAAGAAGGGCTCAAGAAATGGAAAAAAGGGCCCAAGAAAGAGAAAAATTGGTTGAAGAAATGGAAAGAAGGGCCCAAGAAAGAGGGAAAAAGGCAGAAGAGTCAGAGATTTGGGTTCAAGAAAGAGAAAAACGGGTTGAAGAAATGGAAAGAGAAGCCAAAGAAAGAGAGAGAAAGGCAGAGATCCGGTTTCAAGAAACGGAAAAAAGGGTTGAGGAAATGGAAAGAAGGGTTGAAGAAAAAGAGAAAAAGGCAGAGATTCGGTTTCAAGAAATGGAAAAACGGGTTGAAGAAATGGAAAGAAGGGTTGAAGAAAGAGAGAAAAAGGCAGAGATTCGGTGTCAAGAAACGGAAACACGGGTTGAGACAGAGGCACAAGCTCAGGAAAGGGGAAAAAGGCAGATATCCTGA